CTTTTCATGAACCATTTCTTCAAACAATCTCTAGCTTATTAGCTTAGATACAAAAagattatttcatttgtttggcATGAATTCTTTTCAAGAAATTTTTACCAAACATCTGCAGTGCCCTTGTTATATAGCTACATTGATATATTGCCACACCGCTACTCACAGGTCTCTCCAAAATTGTCTAGATCATTCTTCCAGAGAGCAAACTGCTTTCTCATAGCTGTAAAGATGTTTATTTGAGGCAAACTTTTCATCTCCTCTCCAGTTGTCATCTTGATGGCATCCTGAGTGAATGCTGTGATTTTCTAATAAcaaatattcagatttttaaTATCCACACTTGGAAAAgtcagaaaataaacaagataaaCAAACTGTCATAATAAAATTTGAAGAGGTTTTAGTTCTAGGGAAAACTAGGGTATATattggattaaaaataaattctaaatggGCAAGTGCATTCAGGAGTCAAGGCAAGTTACCTTTGGCAAGTACCTTAATTTGAACATATTGTGCGGATATTTTAGACATATTGTAGACTAATTCTAAACCTAATTTGCCCAATTGATTTGTTACCTTCATTTTCTTAATTGAATTTTTCATAAATAATGCTAAATAACTGCTAAATTTTTAATATCAGTGAATTACATAGGCAGTAGCATCAGGAAAGGCCATCATCACTGCATTGCTGGACCTCCACTAAGTGCTGAACCTGACAAGAGAAGTCCTGTAACAAGTGGAACCATCAAGTCACCTGCCATTGATATCTTTCACTTTGGCCATATACTGCAAGGGAGCATGGTCAGTGATGAGTGTGAAGTGGCAGCCTGCCAGGTAATATCAGAGGcagagctctctctctttactgtGGCATTCTTCTTTTCAGGGGACTTTCAAGATCAAATGTTAAACGGGATATGAAGGCCGTACATTAGTCTCTAAAAGGGTCCTTGTGGATCCCAGGCAAACATAAGTTACAACGTAATGAGAGGTAGCTTTCCAAAGGGTGATGATTACTAGACTTTGGTGGCAACTCAACGAGGTCCCTGTCTACGCTTTTAAATTGTCCACCAATGATGGGGAGTGGAATGAGTGGGAAGAGGTGCAGGCTTCtcaggtactgtacattgttACCTGTTGGCAGAAACACCAGACCTTGGCTTTAATGCCTGACCATAGGAAATAGTCCTACAGTTGGCAGTGATCTTCAATCTTCAGTAGCAATGCGGAGCCCCAGTGCCAGCTCTTTGGTCAATGTTTGCTTCTGAGACTGGTTTCTAGTTCTTATTTGAGCACAGGATCCaccaattttaaaaaatcataagTGATTAAAAATGCACCAATAATTCACTAAAACTTCTCAATTTGAGAAGTATAGTATATTTTAGCAATGTTGAATAATATTGTACAACTTAATTTGGAGCAATATGCAGGAATCATTATATTGgataacaaattaataaaattaaatacatagtTTTGGATCAGAAGAGTAAACTGTTTAGAATCTACTAAATTTTGGCAAAATAAAGATTACAGTTCATTCTATAGAATGTGCAAAACATTGGACAACTTCTGaaaaatttattcatttgtttggtGAAAACCCAAGTTGTCCACTCTGTGGAAAATCAGCAAACCTTTAACGAATCCTCTCGTCCTACAAAATAAATTGCACCCagtttacaaatatatacatatggACAGACATCAGGTGCTGAGATGCCTGGCAGCAATTGTTGACAGTCAAACTGTATAACAACATAATGTCTCCTGTGAATGGAAGCACCATTGTTATTTGGGAGTCCTATTGGTATTTGGTCTGGTAGGAAGAAGGAAACAGCTTAACAAATGGATTTAAACATCTAGTTCTATGTCCTTCAAGGTGGTAAtcaataaaaatgctaaattaagggagatttccatttaaatgacatatatttaatttcattaaactCACTAAAGCTTTATTGTATCACTTACATCAGTCAGAAAGCCGATTCGTTGTTCTTGTTCTGTAGGAGGCCCCAAGACAAAACAATCCAGTTCAGCCTGAGTTTGAGCCAACTTCATCAGGATCTGATCCTCCAATTCTGGCAGATATTGCTTAATATACATTCAGATATAGTTAACTACAAGCAGGGATTTTTTTACCACACATTCTGCAGGCTTCTGAAACAAAAAAGTATCTTTACCTCAATGTGAAGTACAAGTTCAAGTGTGAGTTTCTCAGCCAAGTTGGGAATGGTAGCTTTTCCTTCATTATACAGTGtgctttggggaaaaaaatagagtctcacacaatttttttaaacgttGATCATTATGATCCCTTGTACTAGCTAATTTAGTTAATAttcttgaataaaaaaaatttaaacataaaTCTACATACTGCAACTTTAATGGTCTCTAAAAAtctaattcaaaataaaaaaatttaaattcttaaattcCCTCATTATATGAATAAATTATGAACCTGAAATGTGTGTGATCTTCAAAGAAGTCTTTTTCCTTCCTGATGGCTTCAGACAGAGAGAAGCTGTCCTTAATCTCCTGCTGTCCTCGGCACCTGACGATCATGTAGCCCTTATTAAGGTATATGATCTCATTATTGATGATTGACACCACCATCTCCTCCATGCCTTTATCCACCAGGTCAGGCTTTGTTAGGATGCCTGATATAATCAGCACAAATACTGAAGCTCACTAAAGATATTTTATGTTATGAAAAGCATTACATATTTTGCAATGATTCATGTATTAATGAAAAGGCTATGCAGACCAAGTGTTCTCACGCCATTTGGATCAACATCCTGAGCCATCTTCAATGCTTCAGTAGTAGCTATGTCCACGTTACATGGCACCACCACAAGGATAATGGTTTCTTGCTTTGTGATGAACTTTTTGATTAGTTTCTTAATCtgaatgaaagtcagacatacagtacgttaatattacatttacatgttctatttgttttgattttttaaaatattttttctgatGACTTAGATTGAATCCAAATTTACTTGTTCGGCAATGTTCTCTGGTTGGTCTTTAACTGCTATACGGGTAATACCAGGCAGGTCGATGAGTGTGAGATCAGGAACATTGGTCGATGTCACCTCCAGGCTTATGAGCTTGTCACTGATGCCCATGCCATTGCCAGCAATTTCATTctgggctaaaaaaaaaagatatatacataagataataataattattgagaAAGATGAAGATAATAGCCATTTGAGAAAATTGTCAACCAACTTAGATAGCTAATGAATACACTTTATACAGTTAATAATTTTGCTATTATCTGTTTAACTTTTAGCTTCTAACACATCAAGAAGATATGAGAAAATTGAAGAAGGGCAGTATAATATTTGAATTTAGACAAGAAGTAAAATTTCGATTTGCTTGACTCTGTTCACTACCTTTTCTAATCATTTGATCTACATTTGCTGGATCTTCAGTCTCTTCCTCATTGTCCATGTACTTGATCTTCCCATGCCAGAAGTTTTCCTTCTTACTCTTCTTCATCTTGAGCTCGAGCGGACATCTTGTCACAatacctgtgtgtttattggcAGGATTGCCAAAGTGgcagtacatatatatatatatatatatatatatatatatatatatatatatatatatatatatatatat
This genomic window from Tachysurus fulvidraco isolate hzauxx_2018 chromosome 18, HZAU_PFXX_2.0, whole genome shotgun sequence contains:
- the LOC113648972 gene encoding interferon-induced GTP-binding protein Mx2-like gives rise to the protein MSASLSEQYEKKVRPCIDLIDSLRALGVEKDLALPAIAVIGDQSSGKSSVLEALSGVALPRGSGIVTRCPLELKMKKSKKENFWHGKIKYMDNEEETEDPANVDQMIRKAQNEIAGNGMGISDKLISLEVTSTNVPDLTLIDLPGITRIAVKDQPENIAEQIKKLIKKFITKQETIILVVVPCNVDIATTEALKMAQDVDPNGVRTLGILTKPDLVDKGMEEMVVSIINNEIIYLNKGYMIVRCRGQQEIKDSFSLSEAIRKEKDFFEDHTHFSTLYNEGKATIPNLAEKLTLELVLHIEQYLPELEDQILMKLAQTQAELDCFVLGPPTEQEQRIGFLTDKITAFTQDAIKMTTGEEMKSLPQINIFTAMRKQFALWKNDLDNFGETFIKKIEKELQDYEEIYRGREFSGFLSSRAFEMLMKVQIKQLEEPAIRRLKDISDLIKKQFIQLAQSSFPGFRNLLIMAKTKIENIKQVKESEAESMLRTQFKMELMIYTQDSIYKDTLYMMKVREEEEERKTLGVALPASHSLYDYSDKEAVLEELMRHLKSYYSIVSKRLADQVPLVIRYMVVQESAEQLQREMIQLIKDKVNVDELLKEDHDITSKRNNLKSRQKRLRDALNYLADF